GGACGTAGAGCCAGGCGACCTCCTCGCCGTCGAGGGTGGACACCCGCACCTGCACCTTGCGGTACAGGCCGATGTCGACGCCCTCCCAGCTGTCCAGGACGGCGACGTCGGCGTCCGACATCTCCCACAGCGCCACGTACACCCGGGCGCTCGGGTCCTCCACGACGGTGGCCAGGGCGCCGTCCCAGCCGAGGTTCTCGGCGCCGAAGGTGAGCCGCCAGCCGGTCAGCCAGCCGGTGCCGCGCAACGGCGAGTGCGGCGCCCGGTGCGCCATCCGCTCCGGGTGCATGTTCGAGCCGTAGGCCGCGTACAGCGCCATGGGCGCAGACCCTATCGGCGCGCGAGCGGGCACAATGGCCGCCGATGCCCGACACCACGAGCCCCCGCCCCACCCCCCGCGTCGTCGTCCTCGGCGGCGGACCGGGCGGGTACGAGGCCGCCCTCGTCGCCGCACAGCTCGGTGCCGACGTCACCGTCGTCGAGCGCACCGGCGTCGGCGGGGCCGCGGTGCTCACCGACGTCGTGCCGTCCAAGACCCTCATCGCCACCGCCGAGGTGATGACCCTCGTCGACGACTCCGTCGAGCTCGGCGTCCGGTTCCCCGACAGCCCCGGCGGCGACACGGACGCCGAGAGCTCGGTGTCCGTGGATCTCGCCCGGGTCAACGAGCGGGTCAAGCGGCTGGCACTCGCCCAGTCCCAGGACGTCCACCGCCGCCTGGAACGGGACGGCGCTCGCGTCGTCCGGGGGCAGGGCCGGCTCGACGGACCCGAGCGGGTCGTCGTGGACCTCGCCGACGGGGGCACCGAGACCCTCGCCGCCGACGTCCTGCTGGTCGCCGTCGGCGCCCACCCGCGCCGGTTGCCGGACGCGATGCCGGACGGCGAGCGGATCCTCACCTGGACCCAGCTGTACGACCTCGACACGCTGCCCGAACGGCTCGTCGTCGTCGGGTCCGGGGTCACCGGGGCCGAGTTCGCCTCCGCCTACGAGGCCCTGGGCGCCGAGGTGGTCCTCGTCTCCAGCCGCGAGCACGTGCTGCCCGGCGAGGACGCCGACGCCGCCGCCGTCATCGAGGACGTGTTCCGCCGCCGGGGGCTGACCGTGCTGAACCGGACGCGGGCGCAGCGGGTCGAGCGCCGCGGCGAGGGAGTCGTCGTCACCCTAGACGACGGTCGCACCGTCGAGGGGTCGCACTGCCTGATGGCAGTCGGGTCGATCCCGAACACCGAGGGGATCGGCCTGCAGGAGGCAGGGGTCTCGCTGTCGGCGTCCGGGCACGTCGAGGTCGACGGGGTGTCCCGCACCTCCGCCCGCGGGGTCTACGCGGCCGGGGACTGCACCGGCGTCCTGCCGCTCGCCTCGGTCGCCGCGATGCAGGGCCGGATCGCGATGTGGCACGCGCTCGGTGACGCCGTCGCCCCGCTGGACCTCGGCCGGGTGGCGGCGAACATCTTCACCGCGCCGGAGATCGCGACCGTCGGGGTGACGCAGGCCGACGTGGAGAGCGGCCGCGTCCCCGCTGAGATGATCAAGTTGCCGCTGGCGGGCAACCCCCGGGCGAAGATGCAGGGCATCACCGACGGGTTCGTCAAGCTGTTCTGCCGGCGCGGGGTCGGCACCGTGCTCGGCGGGGTGGTGGTCGCGCCGCGGGCCTCCGAGCTCATCCACGCGGTGACGCTGGCGGTGGAGCACCGGTTGTCGGTGGACCAGGTGGCGCAGTCGTTCACCGTCTACCCGTCGCTGTCCGGGTCGGTCGCCGAGGCCGCCCGCCGCCTGCACGTCCACCCCGCCCCCCGCTGACCCCCGCCCCCCTCACCACCCCCTCCGTGATCATGCAATCCCGCCACCCGTGATCATGCAATCCCGCCACCCGTGATCATGCAATCCCGCCACCCCGTCCCGCCACGCGCACGGCCACTCCGCCTGTCTCCAGAATGCTGGGTTGCTGGCGCGACACGCCGGCAGAACGGTGACGGACGCAGCATTCTGTGACATCGATGGCGTCGCGGATCTGGTCACAATCATGCTGGTTCGGGACGCTCTGTCGTACTCTGCGGGCGGACGCGAGTCACCAGGGAGTGCGAAGAGGGGGCTGGTGATGGCCGGGAAGTCTGCCAAGCGGGGCGACGCGGCTCCGGCCGACGCCGGCGCCGCAGGTCCGGACGGACGAGGCCCCTTTCGTGCCGTGAGCCGCAGGTTGGCCCTGGTCGCGGCGCTGCTGCTCGCCGCCCTGCCCGCGCCGTCCGCCGCCGCGGCCGACCTCGGCGACCCGCCGGGCACGTGGTGGCGGGACGCGATGGGGATCGACGAGGCGCACGCGCTGAGCACCGGGGAGGGGGTGACGGTGGCAGTCATCGACTCGGTCGTGGACTTGACCGTCCCGGAGCTCGCCGACGCCAACGTCGTCCCCGCGTTCAACGCCTGCGCCGCCGACCCCGTCGGCGAGGGTCTGGGCTCCGGGTACGGCAGCCATCACGGCACGTCGATGGTGTCGATGGTGTCGCAGGCCGCGCCGGACGCCACCATCCGGGCGTACGCCTACACCGACACCGCCGACGCCGAGGAGCCGTGCGCCGGCCAGGGGTCGTCGCGCAGCATGTTGATCAACGTGCGGGCCGCCTTCGAGCAGGCGGTTGCCGACGGCGTCGACATCATCAGCTTCTCAGCGACCCTCGGTGGCACTCTCGCCGACCTGCTCGAGGCGGCGGTCGACGCCGACACGGTCGTGGTCGTCTCCGTCGGCAACGGCCCGAGCGTGGGTCTGCCTGCGCTGCACAGCACCGACATCGGCGTCGTCTCGGTCACCGGGGTCGGCCCGGACGGCAGGCTCGGTGACTACGTGGTACCCGGCCGGCAGGTCGTCATCGCCGCGCCGGGTACCTCGCTGCGCACCGGCGGGTTCGTCGACGGCCGCTGGCGCAGCGACGGGCTCACCAACGGGTCGAGTGCCGCGACGGCCCTGACCGCAGGTGGGCTTGCGCTGGTCCGTTCCCGCTACCCAGAGGCCACCGGCAACCAGATCGTCCAGCACCTCATCCGGCACACCACGCGCGACACGCTGGCCTTCGACGAGAGCTTCGGCTTCGGCTTCATCAACGTGCCGGAGATGCTCGAGAACGACCCGACGCGCTGGGAGGACGTCAACCCGCTGACCGCTGTGTCCCGGCTCGCCATGATGGCCGAGGAGTACCCGGACGAGGCCGCGCTCGCCACCGCGGCTACCCCCGACAGCGGGGTGACGACGTCCGAGACGGCCGGGCCGACGGCGTCCGGGACGGCCGAGCCGACGGCGTCCGGCCCGGCCCCGGCGGACGACGGGTCGTCCGAGGCCACCGGCGCGGGCGCCGCCTCCGCTGGCCTGGGCACCTGGGGCGTCGTCGCGGTGACCGCCGCCGTCGTCGCCTCGGCGCTCGTGCTGGTCCTGCGCAGCCGACGGCTCCGGCGCTCGAAGCACCCGGACCGCCATGGATCACGACCGGCGCGGCGGACCAGCGGGTCGTAGGGCCAGTGTGTGCTGCCTCAGGGCAGCATGTGGCCGATGTCGTCGATGACCGTTCCGTCCCGGCCGACGTAGGGAGCCAGCGGGGAGAACGACAGGTACGGCATGTCCCCGCGCAGGAACGCCGCCTGGCCCCGCAGGGCGCCCGCGACCGGCGCGGCGACGGCGTCCAGGCCGTCGGCGAGCGCCTTGAGCTCCTCGGGCGTCCGGCTCCACCCGTCGGTGTCGGTGAGCCGGAGCAGGTCGATCTCGACCGCGGAGGCTCCGGACGAGACGCGCAGGGCGAGGCGCCGGGGCCGGCGCGGCTGCACCGTGACGTCGGCCGTCGCCAGCTCGACCCGGTGGGAGCGGAACCAGCGCCGCTGGCGCAGCTCGCCATCGACGAGCACCGCGCGTCCGCGCACCGGCCAGGCGAGCGCCGCGAACGGCCGCCGCCACCGTGCCCGCAGCCGCCGCAGCTCCATCCCGCTCACGGTCCCACCATGCCCGTGCCGCCCGATCTCTCTGCCGTCCCGTCCTTGCCCGATCTCTGGAGGCTTTCCGGGGTCTCGCGGCCAGGCGAGAGCCCGGAAAGCCTCCAGAGATCGCCGGGTCAGGGGGCTCAGGCGTCCTTGATCTCGCAGAGGACGGCGCCGGCGGTGACGGTCGCGCCGACCTGAGCAGACAGGCCCGACACGACGCCCTCCTTGTGGGCGGTGATCGGCTGCTCCATCTTCATCGCCTCCAGGACGACGACCGTGTCGCCAACAGACACCGTCGCCCCGTCCTCGGCGGCGACCTTCACGATGGTGCCCTGCATCGGGGAGGTCAGTGCGTCACCGCCGGCCGCGGCGCCGCCACCGGCGGTCCGCTTGCGCCGCGGCGCCTTCGCCCTGGCCGCGCCAGCCCCACCGGCCGCACCAGCCGCACCGCCGCCGCCCAGCCCGGCGAGCCCGGCGGGCAGCACGACCTCCAGCCGCTTGCCACCGACCTCGACGACGACCCGCTCCCGCTCACCCGGCCCCTCGTCGTCCGGGCCGGGACCGGTCCACGGCTCGATGGTGTTGTCGAACTCGGTCTCGATCCAGCGGGTGTGCACGGTGAACGGCTCGTCCCCGGCGGGCGCGAACGCGGGGTCCTGCACGACCGCGCGGTGGAACGGCAGCACCGTCGGCATCCCCTCGACGACGAACTCGGCGAGGGCCCGGCGGGAGCGCTCGAGCGCCTGGCGGCGGGTGGCGCCGGTGACGATCAGCTTGGCGAGCATGGAGTCGAAGGCGCCCGGGACGACGTCCCCGGCCCGCACCCCGGAGTCCAGCCGGACGCCGGGACCGCTCGGCGGCTCGAAGCGAGCCACGGTGCCGGGGGCTGGCAGGAAGTTGCGCCCGGCGTCCTCGCCGTTGATGCGGAACTCGATGGCGTGCCCGCGGATCTCGGGGTCGTCGTAGCCGAGCTCCTCGCCGGCGGCGACCCGCAGCTGCTCGCGGACCAGGTCGATGCCGGTGACCTCCTCGGAGACCGGGTGCTCCACCTGCAGACGGGTGTTGACCTCGAGGAACGAGATCGTGCCGTCCTGTCCGACGAGAAACTCGCAGGTGCCCGCCCCGACGTAGCCGGCCTCGCGCAGGATCGCCTTGGACGCCCGGTACAGCTCGGCGACCTGCTCTGGCGACAGGAACGGCGCGGGCGCCTCCTCGACGAGCTTCTGGTGCCGGCGCTGCAGCGAGCAGTCGCGGGTGGAGACGACGACGACGTTGCCGTGGGAGTCGGCCAGGCACTGGGTCTCGACGTGCCGCGGCTTGTCGAGGTACTTCTCCACGAAGCACTCCCCGCGGCCGAACGCCGCAACCGCCTCGCGCACCGCGGAGTCGTACAGCTCGGCGACCTCCTCGCGCGCCCGGACGACCTTGAGCCCGCGGCCGCCGCCGCCGTACGCGGCCTTGATGGCGATCGGCAGCCCGTGCTCGTCGGCGAACGCCTGCACCTCCTCGGCGCCGGAGACCGGGTCCGTGGTGCCGGCCACCAGCGGGGCACCGACCCGCTCGGCGATGTGCCGGGCCTTGACCTTGTCGCCGAGGGCGTCGATCGCGGACGGCGGCGGGCCGATCCAGGCCAGTCCGGCGTCCAGCACGGCCTGGGCGAAGTGGGCGTTCTCGGCGAGGAACCCGTACCCGGGGTGCACCGCGTCGGCGCCGGAGCGGCGCGCGGCGTCCAGCAGCTTGTCGATGACGAGGTAGGAGTCGACGGGGGTGGAGCCGCCGAGCGCGTACGCCTCGTCGGCGAGGGTGACGTGCAGGGCTTCGCGGTCGGGGTCGGCGTAGACGGCCACCGACGCGATCCCGGAGTCCCGGCAGGCCCGGGCGATCCGGACGGCGATCTCGCCGCGGTTGGCGATGAGCACCTTGGTGATGGCTCGGTCTGGCACGTGGTCCGTCCCCTCGGTCTGGCGGCTCCCGGCGAACGGGCCGGAGCCTAGCGCGGGCTCGTGGGCCGCGGCCTGGCGCGGCGGGTGCGCTCTCGTCGTCACTGATCGCCACCCGGGGAGGAGGCGCTCTCGTCGTCACGATCGCCACCCGGGGAGGAGGAACGGCCCGGTTTGGACGACGAGCCGCGCCGGGCGACGTCCGCTCCTCCTGCCGTGGCGATCACCTCCCGGTCCGGGGCAGCTCGCGAATCACGGAACCGCCCCTCGAGCTCGGCCAGGTCGGCGCGGCACCGGGTCTCGAGGTCGTCGAGCTCGGCGAGGGTCTGCTCGATGTCGGCGCGGCGCTGCTCGAGCTCGGCGCGGCGCTCGGCCACCTCCGCCAGCAGGTAGCGCAGCTGGCCGACCTCACCGGGGGACTCGTCGTACATGTCGACGATCCGGCGGATCTTCTCCAGGTCGAGCCCGATGCGCTTGCCCCGCAGCACGAGGGCGAGGCGGACCCGGTCCCGGGGGTGGAAGACACGCTGGGTCCCGCGCCGCTCGGGGGAGATCAGCCCCTGGTCCTCGTAGTAGCGGATCGTGCGGTGCGTGACGCCGAACTCCTCCGCGACCTGCGCGATCGTCCACTCGCGGGTGCCGCTGCGTCTTGCCATGCCTCCCGATCGTGCTTTACGTTGACGTCAACGTCAAGCACTCGACGAGGAGCGCCCCGCATGGCCTTCGAGCTGTCCGCCGAGCACGAGGACTTCCGTCGCGTCGTCCGGGACTTCGCCGAGGCCGAGGTGGCCCCGTACGTCGAGCAGTGGGACCGCGACGCGCACTTCCCCGTCGACCTCGTGCCGAAGATGGGTGACCTCGGCCTGTTCGGTCTGGTCGCGCCCGAGGAGTACGGCGGCGCCGGGCTCCAGGACGGCGCGTTCACCTCGCTGTGCGTGGCGATCGAGGAGCTCGGCCGCGTCGACCAGTCCGTCGGGATCACGCTGTCGGCCGGGGTGGGCCTGGGCATCAACCCGATCCTCACCTTCGGCACCGAGGAGCAGAAGCAGCGGTGGCTGCCCGACCTCGTCACCGGGCGGGCCCTGGCCGCGTTCGGCCTCACCGAGCCCGAGGCCGGTTCGGACGCCGGC
This DNA window, taken from Kineosporiaceae bacterium SCSIO 59966, encodes the following:
- a CDS encoding gamma-glutamylcyclotransferase, producing the protein MALYAAYGSNMHPERMAHRAPHSPLRGTGWLTGWRLTFGAENLGWDGALATVVEDPSARVYVALWEMSDADVAVLDSWEGVDIGLYRKVQVRVSTLDGEEVAWLYVLDDYEGGLPSALYVGMLAEAAEAAGAPADYVTWLQNLPCRSVG
- a CDS encoding NAD(P)H-quinone dehydrogenase, giving the protein MPDTTSPRPTPRVVVLGGGPGGYEAALVAAQLGADVTVVERTGVGGAAVLTDVVPSKTLIATAEVMTLVDDSVELGVRFPDSPGGDTDAESSVSVDLARVNERVKRLALAQSQDVHRRLERDGARVVRGQGRLDGPERVVVDLADGGTETLAADVLLVAVGAHPRRLPDAMPDGERILTWTQLYDLDTLPERLVVVGSGVTGAEFASAYEALGAEVVLVSSREHVLPGEDADAAAVIEDVFRRRGLTVLNRTRAQRVERRGEGVVVTLDDGRTVEGSHCLMAVGSIPNTEGIGLQEAGVSLSASGHVEVDGVSRTSARGVYAAGDCTGVLPLASVAAMQGRIAMWHALGDAVAPLDLGRVAANIFTAPEIATVGVTQADVESGRVPAEMIKLPLAGNPRAKMQGITDGFVKLFCRRGVGTVLGGVVVAPRASELIHAVTLAVEHRLSVDQVAQSFTVYPSLSGSVAEAARRLHVHPAPR
- a CDS encoding S8 family serine peptidase, whose amino-acid sequence is MSRRLALVAALLLAALPAPSAAAADLGDPPGTWWRDAMGIDEAHALSTGEGVTVAVIDSVVDLTVPELADANVVPAFNACAADPVGEGLGSGYGSHHGTSMVSMVSQAAPDATIRAYAYTDTADAEEPCAGQGSSRSMLINVRAAFEQAVADGVDIISFSATLGGTLADLLEAAVDADTVVVVSVGNGPSVGLPALHSTDIGVVSVTGVGPDGRLGDYVVPGRQVVIAAPGTSLRTGGFVDGRWRSDGLTNGSSAATALTAGGLALVRSRYPEATGNQIVQHLIRHTTRDTLAFDESFGFGFINVPEMLENDPTRWEDVNPLTAVSRLAMMAEEYPDEAALATAATPDSGVTTSETAGPTASGTAEPTASGPAPADDGSSEATGAGAASAGLGTWGVVAVTAAVVASALVLVLRSRRLRRSKHPDRHGSRPARRTSGS
- a CDS encoding ATP-grasp domain-containing protein: MTKVLIANRGEIAVRIARACRDSGIASVAVYADPDREALHVTLADEAYALGGSTPVDSYLVIDKLLDAARRSGADAVHPGYGFLAENAHFAQAVLDAGLAWIGPPPSAIDALGDKVKARHIAERVGAPLVAGTTDPVSGAEEVQAFADEHGLPIAIKAAYGGGGRGLKVVRAREEVAELYDSAVREAVAAFGRGECFVEKYLDKPRHVETQCLADSHGNVVVVSTRDCSLQRRHQKLVEEAPAPFLSPEQVAELYRASKAILREAGYVGAGTCEFLVGQDGTISFLEVNTRLQVEHPVSEEVTGIDLVREQLRVAAGEELGYDDPEIRGHAIEFRINGEDAGRNFLPAPGTVARFEPPSGPGVRLDSGVRAGDVVPGAFDSMLAKLIVTGATRRQALERSRRALAEFVVEGMPTVLPFHRAVVQDPAFAPAGDEPFTVHTRWIETEFDNTIEPWTGPGPDDEGPGERERVVVEVGGKRLEVVLPAGLAGLGGGGAAGAAGGAGAARAKAPRRKRTAGGGAAAGGDALTSPMQGTIVKVAAEDGATVSVGDTVVVLEAMKMEQPITAHKEGVVSGLSAQVGATVTAGAVLCEIKDA
- a CDS encoding MerR family DNA-binding transcriptional regulator, translated to MARRSGTREWTIAQVAEEFGVTHRTIRYYEDQGLISPERRGTQRVFHPRDRVRLALVLRGKRIGLDLEKIRRIVDMYDESPGEVGQLRYLLAEVAERRAELEQRRADIEQTLAELDDLETRCRADLAELEGRFRDSRAAPDREVIATAGGADVARRGSSSKPGRSSSPGGDRDDESASSPGGDQ